The following are encoded together in the Solenopsis invicta isolate M01_SB chromosome 14, UNIL_Sinv_3.0, whole genome shotgun sequence genome:
- the LOC105194068 gene encoding transmembrane protein 165: MGAARNLIYACSLILTFYLSAVICEIEPHYDEKIQLSATSTKLPESVSEKPQDRFGFVHAFVASLSVIVVSELGDKTFFIAAIMAMKHPRLTVFVGAISALALMTILSVVFGYAATIIPRAYTYYISTILFALFGLKMLRDGYYMSPTEAQEELEEVQSDLRKREDEYEKETTSTLVQDPETGVIRKTTKSSALMLLSRILLQAFTLTFLAEWGDRSQLTTIILAAREDVYGVVIGGILGHSFCTGLAVLGGRIIAQKISVRTVTIIGGLVFLLFAITALFVNPVEDIP, translated from the exons ATGGGAGCTGCACGAAACTTAATTTACGCTTGCTCCCTGATTTTAACCTTTTACCTGTCGGCCGTTATCTGCGAGATCGAGCCTCATTATGATGAGAAAATTCAACTGTCGGCGACGTCGACG aaattgCCGGAATCCGTGTCCGAAAAACCACAGGACAGGTTTGGCTTCGTACATGCATTCGTAGCATCCCTATCGGTTATCGTGGTATCGGAATTGGGAGACAAAACGTTTTTCATCGCCGCTATTATGGCGATGAAGCATCCGAGGTTGACTGTATTCGTGGGCGCGATAAGCGCTCTCGCACTGATGACTATTCTCTCAG TGGTATTTGGATATGCAGCTACAATAATTCCTCGTGCGTATACCTACTATATCTCTACAATTCTCTTCGCTCTGTTTGGATTAAAAATGTTACGAGACGGATATTATATGTCGCCAACGGAAGCGCAAGAAGAATTAGAGGAAGTTCAGTCTGATCTAAGGAAAAGAGAAGATGag TATGAAAAGGAGACGACGAGTACTTTAGTACAAGATCCTGAGACTGGAGTAATACGTAAAACCACTAAAAGTAGTGCACTCATGCTGCTTTCAAGAATACTCCTCCAAGCATTCACCCTTACCTTTCTTGCGGAATGGGGGGATCGTTCTCAGTTAACAACCATTATCCTTGCGGCAAGAGAG GATGTTTACGGTGTTGTAATAGGTGGAATATTAGGTCATTCGTTTTGTACAGGCTTGGCGGTTTTAGGAGGGCGTATAATAGCGCAAAAAATATCAGTGAGGACAg TGACCATTATTGGAGGTTTGGTATTCCTATTATTTGCCATAACAGCACTCTTCGTCAATCCCGTGGAAGACATCCCTTGA